Proteins from a genomic interval of Cognatishimia sp. WU-CL00825:
- a CDS encoding VOC family protein, translating to MQNKIDHFAIGADSLDQGVLAMESVLGVTVPRGGKHDAMSTHNCVMQSGNESFFELLAIDPEAPADPGRARWFSMDEQATKDRLKQRPRALCWVVGTDDLDAVIAASPVDLGEVVLFTRGDRSWRLTVPKDGSLPMGGLLPAFIEWSPGPHPSTGQQDLGVKLSKVQLQHPEPETLSNILEALQVSHLAEVSAGAAALSFSLQTPCGDVVLD from the coding sequence ATGCAAAATAAGATCGACCATTTCGCCATTGGAGCGGATTCATTGGACCAAGGTGTCCTGGCGATGGAAAGCGTTTTGGGCGTGACCGTGCCACGCGGCGGCAAACATGACGCAATGAGCACGCACAATTGCGTCATGCAGTCCGGCAACGAAAGTTTTTTCGAGTTGCTTGCCATTGATCCTGAGGCACCGGCTGATCCCGGTCGCGCCCGTTGGTTCAGCATGGACGAGCAAGCCACAAAAGACCGTCTGAAACAGCGCCCACGCGCCCTGTGCTGGGTGGTCGGGACCGACGATTTGGATGCTGTGATCGCCGCGAGCCCCGTTGATTTGGGCGAAGTGGTATTGTTTACACGCGGCGACCGGTCCTGGCGTTTAACTGTCCCAAAAGACGGAAGCCTGCCAATGGGTGGCCTGTTGCCAGCATTTATCGAGTGGTCACCCGGACCGCACCCCAGCACGGGCCAACAGGATTTGGGCGTGAAGTTGTCAAAAGTTCAGTTGCAGCATCCAGAGCCAGAAACGCTTAGCAATATTTTGGAAGCGCTTCAGGTGAGCCACCTCGCAGAGGTCAGTGCAGGTGCCGCAGCACTTTCTTTCTCATTGCAAACGCCATGCGGTGATGTGGTCTTAGATTAG
- a CDS encoding MBL fold metallo-hydrolase has product MAVQPTLQLEKLPDVKAFFDDQSNTISYLVIDPASNACAIIDTVMQFDYAAGRLSYETADAIISEITARGLDLAWIIETHVHADHLSAAPYIQEKLGGKIGIGEHILTVQDTFGKIFNEGTEFARDGRQFDQLFKDGDTYQVGSLCCVALHTPGHTPACMVHLMGNAAFAGDTLFMPDGGSARADFPGGDAGELYDSIARVLALPEEMRLFVCHDYGPNGRAIAWETTIGAQRSDNIHVGKGTSREHFIAMRETRDAQLAVPKLIIPSLQVNMRAGEVPKDTDGNMVLKVPINKL; this is encoded by the coding sequence ATCGCTGTGCAACCAACGCTTCAACTTGAAAAACTACCCGACGTGAAAGCTTTCTTTGACGATCAGTCAAATACGATCAGCTACCTTGTCATAGATCCCGCCAGCAACGCCTGTGCCATCATCGATACTGTTATGCAGTTTGACTATGCGGCCGGGCGATTGAGCTATGAGACTGCGGATGCGATTATCTCTGAAATAACCGCCCGTGGTCTTGATTTGGCTTGGATCATCGAAACGCATGTGCACGCAGATCACCTGTCTGCCGCCCCCTATATTCAGGAAAAACTGGGCGGCAAGATTGGTATTGGTGAACATATTCTGACGGTTCAGGATACCTTCGGGAAAATCTTTAACGAAGGCACTGAATTTGCCCGTGACGGGAGGCAGTTTGACCAACTTTTCAAGGATGGTGACACCTATCAGGTTGGTTCTCTTTGTTGTGTGGCGCTACACACGCCCGGCCACACGCCTGCCTGTATGGTGCATTTGATGGGGAATGCCGCATTTGCGGGTGATACATTGTTCATGCCCGACGGAGGGTCAGCCCGTGCTGATTTCCCCGGCGGAGACGCGGGCGAACTTTACGATTCCATAGCGCGCGTTCTCGCATTGCCCGAAGAGATGCGGTTGTTTGTTTGCCATGATTACGGGCCAAACGGTCGTGCCATTGCTTGGGAAACCACCATCGGGGCGCAGCGGTCTGACAATATTCATGTTGGAAAAGGAACAAGCCGCGAACACTTTATTGCGATGCGTGAAACCAGAGATGCGCAATTGGCGGTACCAAAGCTCATCATCCCTTCGCTGCAGGTGAATATGCGAGCGGGTGAGGTTCCAAAGGACACCGATGGCAATATGGTTTTGAAAGTTCCGATCAACAAACTATAA
- a CDS encoding amino acid ABC transporter permease: MTMAVTSSPSSPGRMEKFVAKLRKRAFGSIQDSLISAFVFGVLAYIAWLALDWAVLTAVWRAEDVANCGHDSGACWSVIAARHRLILFGLYPFDEHWRSTLACIAIIGTVIASCFPWTWTGKRLSILWILGFAAYYLLMDGSLLGLTQITTDQWGGLSLTLFLFASVVLLGMPMGLGLALMRRSEMPVVRSFASLVIDFIRSLPLLTTLFTAAVVVPILLPDWLQGDKIWRVIIAFALFFACYQAEVFRGGFQAIPKGQFEAGRALGLSYLNILSKIVLPQVFRHALPATINMVVVTFKETAIVIIIGFFDILASANAAFGTAEWAPYFIEVYVFVALIYWAFIFSLGQYGEYLKGRMSVSAR, translated from the coding sequence ATGACGATGGCAGTTACATCCTCCCCAAGTTCTCCTGGTAGAATGGAAAAATTCGTCGCCAAATTGCGGAAACGCGCCTTTGGTTCGATCCAAGATAGCCTGATTTCTGCGTTTGTCTTTGGTGTACTGGCTTATATCGCTTGGCTTGCCTTGGACTGGGCCGTCTTGACAGCGGTCTGGCGGGCCGAAGACGTCGCCAATTGCGGCCATGACAGTGGCGCGTGTTGGTCAGTTATCGCAGCCCGCCACCGTCTCATCCTCTTTGGCCTTTATCCGTTTGATGAACATTGGCGCTCGACATTAGCGTGCATTGCAATCATCGGCACCGTTATTGCCTCTTGTTTTCCATGGACCTGGACGGGCAAACGATTGTCCATCCTGTGGATTTTGGGCTTTGCTGCGTACTATCTCTTGATGGATGGGTCGCTTTTAGGCCTGACCCAGATTACAACAGACCAATGGGGCGGGCTGTCTTTGACCCTCTTTCTGTTCGCCTCGGTCGTTCTGTTGGGCATGCCAATGGGGCTAGGCCTTGCGTTGATGCGCCGGTCAGAAATGCCCGTGGTGCGCAGTTTCGCGTCGCTTGTCATCGATTTCATCAGATCTTTGCCGCTTTTGACAACCCTGTTCACAGCGGCGGTTGTGGTGCCAATCTTGCTGCCAGACTGGTTGCAAGGCGACAAGATCTGGCGTGTCATCATCGCCTTTGCGTTGTTCTTTGCCTGCTATCAAGCTGAAGTGTTCCGCGGCGGATTTCAGGCGATCCCGAAGGGGCAATTCGAAGCTGGCCGAGCGCTCGGTTTGTCCTATCTAAACATTCTGTCAAAGATTGTTTTGCCGCAAGTATTCCGACATGCATTGCCGGCAACAATCAACATGGTTGTTGTGACATTCAAAGAGACTGCGATTGTGATCATCATCGGTTTCTTTGATATCTTAGCTTCAGCCAACGCTGCCTTTGGTACAGCTGAATGGGCTCCGTACTTCATCGAAGTTTATGTATTTGTGGCCCTAATCTATTGGGCTTTCATCTTCTCGTTGGGGCAATACGGTGAGTATCTTAAAGGACGTATGAGCGTTTCTGCCCGCTAA
- a CDS encoding ABC transporter permease subunit, translating to MSAAELRARARRRRLIIQSLIILGTVVFIWTTISSARTNLAALGITSGYGFLERSTGWAYSFSLIDRNIDDTYARTLTIGFMNSLFLGGICIVLSTILGFLIGTMRDMKNLALVSAASVFVQTFRNIPLILQLVFWYAICIHMPGPRQALSLGDSVFLSNRGMMIPTLNVDVQYGVWIALASILLLVMLFLRKVKLGKLFAIWAGGTLAMIVLAALILVPAGEAAVSTPELKGLRFVGGLTVSIEFVAMIISIVLYGSAYIAEVVRGGLKQVPTGLIEAGQAVGLSSGQIWSRIKMPMALRTVIPPLGNQWIFIMKATTIGVAIGFSDLFYIVSTSITQSGQTLELIAILMGAFLLVNFSIAQFVNWLNARMQLKAH from the coding sequence ATGTCTGCAGCGGAATTGCGCGCCCGCGCGCGTCGACGTCGGCTTATTATCCAATCCCTTATAATACTTGGCACTGTGGTCTTCATTTGGACAACGATTTCAAGTGCACGCACCAATTTGGCGGCGCTTGGCATTACAAGTGGCTACGGTTTTCTGGAACGCTCAACAGGCTGGGCATATTCCTTTTCTTTGATCGATCGCAACATTGACGACACCTATGCGCGTACGCTGACAATCGGCTTTATGAACTCGTTGTTTTTGGGCGGCATTTGTATTGTGCTCTCGACCATTCTGGGTTTTTTGATCGGGACGATGCGCGACATGAAAAACTTGGCGCTTGTTTCTGCGGCTTCGGTATTTGTGCAGACATTCCGAAATATTCCGCTCATCTTGCAACTGGTTTTTTGGTACGCAATTTGCATTCACATGCCGGGGCCGCGTCAGGCGCTAAGCTTGGGAGATTCAGTCTTTCTCTCCAACCGCGGCATGATGATCCCGACGTTGAACGTCGATGTCCAATATGGCGTCTGGATTGCGCTGGCCTCCATCCTTTTGCTGGTGATGCTCTTCCTGCGGAAGGTCAAGCTTGGCAAGCTGTTTGCCATTTGGGCCGGCGGCACGCTAGCCATGATTGTGCTGGCGGCGTTGATTTTGGTTCCTGCCGGCGAGGCGGCGGTTTCGACACCAGAGCTGAAAGGTCTGCGCTTTGTCGGCGGTCTGACTGTTTCAATTGAATTTGTGGCAATGATCATTTCCATCGTGCTCTACGGGTCTGCCTATATCGCCGAAGTTGTGCGCGGGGGACTTAAACAGGTTCCCACGGGTTTGATCGAAGCCGGGCAGGCGGTCGGGTTGAGTTCCGGGCAAATCTGGAGCCGTATCAAGATGCCAATGGCGCTCAGAACAGTTATCCCCCCCCTGGGAAATCAGTGGATATTCATCATGAAAGCCACAACGATTGGCGTCGCAATCGGCTTCTCTGATCTGTTTTACATTGTATCCACATCCATCACGCAGTCGGGTCAAACTCTTGAATTGATCGCGATTTTGATGGGGGCTTTCCTCTTGGTTAACTTCTCTATTGCGCAATTCGTCAACTGGCTGAATGCGCGTATGCAACTAAAGGCGCATTGA
- a CDS encoding amino acid ABC transporter substrate-binding protein yields the protein MKYLGLVGALAALSLTAPNMVAAKSATVQQIEDRGTMLCSGHNGSYFGFVEVNDKNEWKGLDIDMCRALTTAILGDPSKAQIVPLSWAQRFPALQSGDVDVIIKATGWTMGRDTELGLQFSLPYFFGGAQFMAHGDLGITDAKDLAGGTVCVEAGTTIERISANYLKSIDTDVTVVSYEKASELRAAYLANRCDAFAAWGPFLAVLRATEMDNPNAHTILNDQLSSEPIAAAMRQGDEEFVDVVNWMLASLLIAEEEGITSANVHEMAANPPNPKVARLLGVDPGMGERLGLRDTWAREMIAAVGNYAEIYHRNIGENSPYNLERGLNNLWSHGGVLYAPQLD from the coding sequence ATGAAATACCTTGGACTTGTAGGCGCGCTAGCTGCTCTTAGTTTAACAGCACCAAACATGGTGGCAGCGAAAAGTGCGACCGTGCAGCAAATTGAAGATCGTGGAACCATGCTTTGTTCCGGCCACAACGGCAGCTATTTTGGATTTGTTGAAGTAAACGACAAAAACGAGTGGAAGGGTTTGGACATTGACATGTGCCGCGCGCTGACCACCGCCATTTTGGGCGATCCAAGCAAAGCCCAGATCGTGCCGCTGAGTTGGGCTCAACGCTTCCCGGCGCTGCAATCTGGTGATGTTGATGTGATCATCAAGGCAACCGGTTGGACCATGGGCCGCGACACTGAACTGGGTCTGCAGTTCTCTCTGCCTTACTTCTTTGGCGGCGCACAGTTTATGGCGCACGGCGATCTGGGCATCACGGATGCAAAAGATCTGGCAGGCGGCACAGTATGCGTCGAAGCCGGTACTACGATCGAACGTATTTCAGCGAACTACCTGAAGTCCATCGATACCGATGTGACTGTGGTTTCATACGAAAAAGCCTCTGAACTGCGTGCCGCGTATCTTGCAAATCGCTGTGATGCATTTGCCGCTTGGGGCCCATTCCTTGCCGTCCTTCGTGCCACAGAGATGGATAATCCCAACGCCCATACCATCCTGAACGATCAGCTTTCCTCCGAGCCGATTGCTGCAGCGATGCGTCAGGGCGATGAAGAGTTCGTTGACGTCGTTAACTGGATGTTGGCTTCTCTTTTGATTGCAGAAGAAGAGGGCATCACTTCGGCGAATGTCCACGAAATGGCGGCAAACCCACCAAACCCAAAAGTTGCACGTCTGCTGGGCGTTGACCCAGGCATGGGTGAACGTCTTGGCCTGCGTGATACATGGGCGCGTGAAATGATTGCTGCAGTGGGCAACTATGCAGAGATCTACCACCGCAATATCGGCGAAAATAGCCCATATAACCTCGAGCGCGGTCTGAACAATCTCTGGAGCCATGGCGGCGTGCTTTACGCTCCACAACTAGACTAA
- a CDS encoding LysR family transcriptional regulator, which yields MRTFVAVATQNSFTNGAKQVGISTKLASKYVGQLEERLEAQLFHRTTRSVTLTETGAAYFDRCLPLLEQFDELEGLVQETQSELAGRIRITAPTGFGASLLVRALRPFQAAHPKVSIDLNLSDHHVSVIEEGFDLAIRFGELKDSSLVARKLMNMRVVCCASPDYLDQHGFPNEPAALATHNCLLQTVAGNFDNWEFKGLSGVYTVAVSGNFRANSPLAIANMAADGQGIGRVPLYTVQPFLASNQLKLIFEPQEAKVIGLYAVYPPSRHLTARIRLLIDHLAEQF from the coding sequence ATGCGAACGTTTGTTGCGGTGGCAACGCAAAACTCCTTTACCAATGGGGCAAAGCAAGTTGGGATCAGTACCAAACTTGCCAGCAAATACGTTGGGCAGCTGGAAGAGCGTTTAGAGGCGCAACTTTTTCATCGCACCACCCGCAGCGTCACATTGACGGAAACTGGGGCGGCCTATTTTGACAGATGCCTGCCCCTGTTAGAGCAATTTGACGAATTGGAAGGGCTGGTACAAGAGACCCAATCCGAGCTTGCAGGTCGTATTCGCATCACCGCCCCAACTGGGTTCGGAGCGTCTCTGCTTGTGCGGGCTCTCAGGCCGTTTCAGGCGGCCCATCCCAAAGTGTCGATTGATCTGAATCTGTCAGATCATCATGTGTCGGTGATCGAAGAAGGATTTGATTTGGCGATACGGTTTGGTGAACTTAAAGACTCCAGCCTTGTTGCACGCAAACTCATGAACATGCGGGTGGTTTGCTGCGCGTCGCCAGATTACTTGGATCAACATGGGTTCCCAAACGAGCCTGCGGCCCTGGCGACCCATAATTGCCTGCTGCAAACAGTTGCCGGAAATTTCGATAATTGGGAATTCAAAGGCCTCAGCGGCGTGTACACTGTCGCAGTATCAGGCAATTTTCGTGCGAACTCTCCGCTTGCTATCGCCAATATGGCGGCGGATGGTCAGGGAATCGGGCGCGTGCCACTTTACACTGTTCAACCCTTCCTTGCCTCAAATCAGTTAAAGCTGATCTTTGAACCGCAAGAAGCCAAGGTCATTGGTCTTTATGCCGTTTATCCACCAAGTCGCCATTTGACCGCAAGAATACGCCTATTGATCGATCATTTAGCAGAACAATTTTAA
- a CDS encoding glutathione S-transferase, with the protein MSNAIRIHSFPLSGHAHRVVLFANLAGINHEVINVDMSKGAHKADDFLAINPFGQVPAIEDGNVVISDSNAILIYLARKYAPSYMPTDPVAEAEVQKFLTLAAGELAFGPAAARLINVFKAPLDVDFTHATAAKVLGKLEAHLEGRDFLVGAAPTIADIAIYSYTAHAPEGGISLAPFPNVRRLLANIEALEGFVAMPSTAVGLRAEATA; encoded by the coding sequence ATGTCCAACGCCATTCGAATTCACAGTTTTCCACTTTCCGGCCATGCGCACCGTGTTGTGCTGTTCGCCAATCTTGCCGGCATCAACCACGAAGTCATCAATGTGGATATGTCAAAGGGGGCGCATAAGGCGGATGACTTTCTGGCCATAAACCCCTTTGGTCAGGTCCCTGCGATCGAAGACGGAAACGTTGTCATAAGTGACAGCAACGCCATTCTTATCTATTTGGCCCGCAAATACGCCCCATCCTATATGCCAACCGATCCTGTCGCCGAGGCCGAGGTGCAAAAATTTTTGACACTGGCAGCAGGCGAGTTGGCGTTTGGGCCGGCCGCGGCGCGTTTGATCAATGTCTTTAAAGCCCCGTTAGATGTCGACTTCACCCACGCAACAGCCGCTAAGGTTTTGGGAAAACTAGAGGCGCATCTGGAAGGGCGCGACTTTCTCGTTGGCGCGGCGCCGACCATCGCGGACATCGCGATCTATAGCTATACAGCCCATGCGCCAGAAGGTGGTATTTCCCTTGCTCCCTTCCCAAATGTGCGCCGTTTGCTTGCAAATATCGAAGCCCTAGAAGGTTTTGTTGCGATGCCAAGCACAGCGGTAGGTCTGCGCGCAGAAGCAACTGCCTAA